A region of Pseudomonas marginalis DNA encodes the following proteins:
- a CDS encoding LLM class flavin-dependent oxidoreductase — MSSMSRQLKLGAFLMATGHHVAAWRHPDVPADAGLDFAQYKHLARVAEAAKFDALFVADSIAAATGTIASHMARSDHFEPLTLLSALSAVTDNIGLIATATTSYNEPYHVARKFASLDHLSGGRAGWNLVTSDNAAEAQNFGRDEHLGHGERYSRAKEFHQVVTGLWDSWEDDAFVRDKASGNYYDPAKLHVLDHVGEHFRVKGPLNVARSPQGQPVIVQAGSSEAGRELAAQTAEVVFTAQTSLANAQAFYADLKGRLSRYGRGPDSLKIMPGVFVVVGATEAEAQAKFEAFQDLVEPEVGVALLGRMLGNFDLSGYPLDGPLPALPLTDSGQRSRQQLLSDLANREQLTLAQLGRRIAGGRGHYSLIGTPAQIADELQRWFENGAADGFNILVPHLPGGLEDVAQWVVPELQQRGLFRTEYSGSTLRENLGLARPAHRFTEGKA, encoded by the coding sequence ATTTCTAGCATGAGCCGTCAACTGAAACTCGGCGCCTTTCTCATGGCCACCGGGCACCATGTCGCCGCCTGGCGCCACCCGGACGTGCCGGCGGATGCCGGGCTGGATTTCGCCCAGTACAAACACCTGGCGCGGGTGGCCGAAGCGGCGAAGTTCGATGCGCTGTTCGTGGCCGACAGCATCGCCGCCGCCACCGGCACGATCGCCAGCCATATGGCGCGCTCGGACCATTTCGAGCCGCTCACCCTGCTCTCGGCGCTGAGTGCGGTGACCGATAACATCGGCCTGATCGCCACGGCGACCACCAGCTACAACGAGCCCTACCATGTGGCGCGCAAGTTCGCTTCGCTGGATCACCTGTCCGGCGGGCGCGCGGGCTGGAACCTGGTGACCTCGGACAACGCCGCCGAAGCGCAGAATTTTGGCCGCGACGAACACCTTGGCCATGGCGAACGCTATAGCCGCGCCAAGGAGTTTCATCAGGTGGTGACCGGGCTGTGGGACAGCTGGGAAGACGATGCCTTTGTGCGCGACAAGGCCAGCGGCAACTATTACGACCCGGCGAAGCTGCATGTGCTGGACCATGTGGGCGAACACTTCCGAGTCAAGGGTCCGCTGAATGTGGCGCGCTCGCCCCAGGGCCAGCCGGTGATCGTGCAGGCCGGCTCGTCCGAAGCCGGCCGTGAGCTGGCCGCGCAGACCGCCGAGGTGGTGTTTACCGCACAGACCTCGCTGGCCAATGCCCAGGCGTTTTATGCCGACCTCAAGGGCCGCTTGAGCCGGTACGGGCGCGGGCCGGACTCGCTGAAAATCATGCCCGGTGTGTTTGTGGTGGTCGGGGCGACCGAGGCCGAGGCCCAGGCCAAATTCGAGGCATTCCAGGATCTCGTCGAACCTGAGGTGGGCGTCGCGTTGCTGGGGCGCATGCTGGGCAATTTCGACCTGTCCGGCTACCCGCTGGACGGGCCGTTGCCGGCGCTGCCGTTGACCGACAGCGGACAACGCAGTCGCCAGCAACTGCTGAGTGACTTGGCCAATCGTGAGCAACTGACCCTCGCGCAATTGGGTCGGCGAATTGCCGGTGGCCGTGGGCATTACAGCCTGATCGGCACGCCCGCACAGATTGCCGATGAGCTGCAACGCTGGTTCGAAAACGGCGCGGCCGATGGCTTCAATATCCTGGTGCCGCACTTGCCGGGTGGGTTGGAAGACGTCGCGCAATGGGTGGTACCCGAGCTGCAGCAGCGCGGCCTGTTTCGCACTGAATACAGCGGTTCCACCTTGCGCGAAAACCTCGGCCTGGCGCGCCCGGCCCATCGATTTACAGAGGGTAAAGCATGA
- a CDS encoding sulfonate ABC transporter substrate-binding protein, translating to MKFPALLLALLAVTQTTLAADPATLRIGYQKGSIALVLAKQHDLLEKRFPKTEVKWIEFPAGPQMLEALNVGALDVGSTGDIPPLFAQAAGADLVYIGAEPPKPSAETILVRNDSPLHSVADLKGKKVAFQKGSSSHNLILRALNNAGLSYKDIQPVYLPPADARAAFEQGSVDAWAIWEPYSSLALSQSPSHVLANGEGLGLSGPVYSARREYARDNGAFIHDLLDELTAAEALTRSQREDSLKVLTEFMGLPADVVARYMDNRPPSPILPIDDKIIEAQQATADLFFQNRLLPKAIEVKKAVWSSKAD from the coding sequence ATGAAGTTTCCAGCACTGCTCCTGGCCTTGCTGGCGGTGACGCAAACCACCCTGGCCGCCGACCCCGCCACCTTGCGTATCGGCTACCAAAAAGGCTCCATCGCGCTGGTCCTCGCCAAGCAACATGACCTGCTGGAAAAGCGTTTCCCGAAGACGGAGGTGAAGTGGATCGAGTTCCCCGCCGGCCCGCAGATGCTTGAAGCGCTGAACGTGGGGGCACTGGATGTGGGTTCCACCGGCGACATCCCGCCGCTGTTCGCCCAAGCCGCCGGGGCCGACCTGGTCTACATCGGCGCCGAACCGCCCAAGCCGAGCGCCGAGACGATCCTGGTGCGCAACGATAGCCCGCTGCATTCGGTGGCGGACCTCAAGGGCAAGAAAGTGGCGTTCCAGAAGGGTTCCAGCTCCCACAACCTGATCCTGCGCGCGCTGAACAACGCCGGCCTGAGCTACAAGGACATCCAACCGGTGTACCTGCCCCCGGCCGATGCGCGAGCGGCGTTCGAACAAGGCAGCGTCGATGCCTGGGCGATTTGGGAACCCTACTCGTCACTCGCCTTGAGCCAGAGCCCCAGCCATGTGCTGGCCAATGGCGAAGGATTGGGCCTCTCTGGACCGGTGTACAGCGCGCGGCGCGAGTATGCGCGGGACAATGGGGCCTTTATCCATGACCTGCTCGACGAGCTCACCGCCGCCGAAGCCCTTACCCGCAGCCAGCGCGAAGACAGTTTGAAAGTACTGACCGAGTTCATGGGCCTGCCCGCCGACGTGGTTGCACGCTACATGGACAACCGCCCGCCTTCGCCGATTTTGCCGATTGATGACAAGATTATTGAGGCGCAGCAGGCGACGGCGGATCTGTTTTTCCAGAATAGGTTGTTGCCCAAGGCCATCGAAGTGAAGAAGGCCGTGTGGAGTTCCAAAGCCGACTGA